The following coding sequences are from one Calypte anna isolate BGI_N300 chromosome 18, bCalAnn1_v1.p, whole genome shotgun sequence window:
- the SLC9A3R1 gene encoding Na(+)/H(+) exchange regulatory cofactor NHE-RF1: MSSSAGPAARLCRLERGPDGYGFHLHGEKGKPGQFIRLVEAGSPAERSGLRAGDRLVEVDGENVERESHQQVVERIRAAAGAVSLLVVDPVADEQLQKRGGASTEPPAVPEPAEPAVAREPSGGQREELRPRLCHMKKGPNGYGFNLHSDKSRPGQYVRAIDPESPAEAAGLAPQDRIIQVNGVCMEGKQHADVVAAIKAGGDETTLLVVDVLTDEFFKKCKVVPSEEHLTGPLPEPIANGDLEKENGGELRSNSVSESPSSPVPVAVSPVSSESHSEPDAQESDKHHSASSSLLDLDIPLAVAKERAHQKRTSKRAPQMDWSKKNELFSNL; this comes from the exons ATGAGCAGCAGCGCGGGCCCCGCGGCGCGGCTCTGCCGCCTGGAGCGGGGACCGGATGGCTACGGCTTCCACCTGCACGGCGAGAAGGGCAAACCGGGCCAGTTCATCCGGCTGGTAGAGGCTGGCTCTCCGGCCGAGCGCTCAGGGCTGCGGGCCGGCGACCGGCTGGTGGAGGTGGACGGCGAGAACGTGGAGCGGGAGAGCCACCAGCAGGTGGTGGAGCGCATCCGCGCCGCCGCCGGGGCCGTCAGTCTCCTCGTCGTGGACCCGGTGGCCGACGAGCAGCTGCAGAAGCGGGGAGGGGCGAGTACCGAGCCCCCCGCGGTCCCAGAGCCGGCGGAACCTGCCGTGGCGCGGGAGCCCAGCGGCGGCCAGCGG GAGGAGCTGCGACCTCGGCTGTGCCACATGAAGAAGGGGCCCAATGGCTACGGCTTCAACCTGCACAGTGACAAGAGCCGCCCGGGGCAGTACGTGCGCGCCATCGACCCTGAGTCACCAGctgaggcagcagggctggcccCCCAGGACCGCATCATCCAG GTCAATGGGGTGTGCATGGAGGGCAAGCAGCACGCTGATGTGGTGGCAGCCATCAAGGCAGGCGGTGACGAGACCACGCTGCTGGTGGTGGATGTCCTGACAGATGAGTTCTTCAAGAAGTGCAAAGTGGTGCCCTCAGAGGAGCACCTGACAG GTCCCTTGCCAGAACCCATTGCCAATGGAGATCTTGAGAAG GAAAATGGTGGAGAGCTGAGGTCCAACTCTGTGTCTGAGAGCCCATCCAGCCCTGTGCCAGTGGCCGTGTCCCCTGTTTCCAGCGAGAGCCACAGCGAG CCTGATGCACAGGAGAGTGACAAGCACCATTCAGCATCCAGCTCCCTCCTGGACCTTGACATCCCCCTGGCAGTGGCCAAGGAGCGGGCACACCAGAAGCGCACCAGCAAGCGAGCACCCCAGATGGACTGGAGCAAGAAAAACGAACTGTTCAGCAACCTGTGA
- the RAB37 gene encoding ras-related protein Rab-37 isoform X2 codes for MSNLDGEAESGTPPVESGTHPVETGTPLVGSGDLPVLPPDYELTGKNKVVAVDGVKVKLQIWDTAGQERFRSVTHAYYRDAQALLLLYDITSKMSFDNIRAWLTEIHEYAQKDVVIMLLGNKADVTSERAVRTEDGASLAREYGVPFMETSAKTGMNVELAFLAIAKELKDRTLQPPDEPRFQIHDYIESQKQRSGCCAFS; via the exons ATGAGCAACCTCGACGGGGAGGCGGAGAGCGGGACCCCTCCGGTAGAGAGCGGGACCCATCCAGTAGAGACCGGAACCCCTCTGGTGGGGAGCGGGGACCTCCCGGTGCTGCCCCCAGACTACGAACTGACCGGCAAg aacAAAGTGGTGGCTGTGGATGGCGTGAAGGTGAAGTTGCAG ATCTGGGACACTGCAGGCCAGGAGCGTTTCCGCAGCGTCACCCACGCCTACTACAGGGATGCTCAAG CCTTGCTCCTGCTGTACGATATCACCAGCAAGATGTCCTTTGACAACATCCGT GCCTGGCTGACCGAGATCCATGAGTATGCCCAGAAGGATGTGGTCATCATGCTGCTGGGCAATAAG GCCGATGTGACCAGTGAGCGGGCTGTGAGGACAGAAGATGGAGCATCACTGGCCAGG GAGTACGGGGTGCCTTTCATGGAGACGAGCGCCAAAACGGGCATGAACGTGGAGCTGGCCTTCCTGGCCATTGCCAA GGAACTGAAGGACCGCACGCTGCAGCCCCCGGACGAGCCCCGCTTCCAGATCCACGACTACATCGAGTCACAGAAGCAGAGATCTGGGTGCTGTGCCTTCtcctga
- the RAB37 gene encoding ras-related protein Rab-37 isoform X1, whose protein sequence is MSNLDGEAESGTPPVESGTHPVETGTPLVGSGDLPVLPPDYELTGKVMLLGDSGVGKTCFLLQFKDGAFLSRMFIATVGIDFRNKVVAVDGVKVKLQIWDTAGQERFRSVTHAYYRDAQALLLLYDITSKMSFDNIRAWLTEIHEYAQKDVVIMLLGNKADVTSERAVRTEDGASLAREYGVPFMETSAKTGMNVELAFLAIAKELKDRTLQPPDEPRFQIHDYIESQKQRSGCCAFS, encoded by the exons ATGAGCAACCTCGACGGGGAGGCGGAGAGCGGGACCCCTCCGGTAGAGAGCGGGACCCATCCAGTAGAGACCGGAACCCCTCTGGTGGGGAGCGGGGACCTCCCGGTGCTGCCCCCAGACTACGAACTGACCGGCAAg GTGATGTTACTTGGAGACTCAGGCGTGGGGAAAAcctgcttcctgctccagtTCAAAGACGGGGCCTTTCTCTCCAGGATGTTCATAGCCACCGTGGGCATAGATTTCCGG aacAAAGTGGTGGCTGTGGATGGCGTGAAGGTGAAGTTGCAG ATCTGGGACACTGCAGGCCAGGAGCGTTTCCGCAGCGTCACCCACGCCTACTACAGGGATGCTCAAG CCTTGCTCCTGCTGTACGATATCACCAGCAAGATGTCCTTTGACAACATCCGT GCCTGGCTGACCGAGATCCATGAGTATGCCCAGAAGGATGTGGTCATCATGCTGCTGGGCAATAAG GCCGATGTGACCAGTGAGCGGGCTGTGAGGACAGAAGATGGAGCATCACTGGCCAGG GAGTACGGGGTGCCTTTCATGGAGACGAGCGCCAAAACGGGCATGAACGTGGAGCTGGCCTTCCTGGCCATTGCCAA GGAACTGAAGGACCGCACGCTGCAGCCCCCGGACGAGCCCCGCTTCCAGATCCACGACTACATCGAGTCACAGAAGCAGAGATCTGGGTGCTGTGCCTTCtcctga